A region of the Sphingomonas sp. S2-65 genome:
GTGTCGAGCCCATCGAACACCAGCTCGAGATGATCGCGCTTCAGCATCGCCGGGGTGACCTGGATCACCTTGCGGAACTGCCAGCTGGTCAGGCCAGCCCATTGGATCGGCGCCTGGTTGATACCCTTGAACGGATCGGGCGCGCGGCCGCTGGCGATCAGATCCTGCTGGACACTGCCGGGCACGCGCGCGGCGAACCACGCCGCCTCGCCCGGATGCGCCTTGGCGGCGGCACTGTCAGCGGGATCGATGCGGACCTCCCACGCGCCGTCGAGCGACAGCGTCTCGCGCGGATCGGCAAGCGCAGGGAGGGCGGCAAACAGCAGCGGCAGGGGGAGGATGCGTGCCTTCACTTGGCCGTCCCTTCGCTCAGCACGACCTTTTCGACCGTGTAGAAGGGAGCGGATGCCGGCGAAGTGAACTGGAAGCACAAGTCTTCGTCTCCCTGCATCTCGGGAAACGTCCCGGAGAAGCTGAACTGAGTGGGGGCGGTTGCGGGGTCGGGCAGCGCGAAGCTGCCGATCACGATCGGCTTGATGGTCTTGTCGGTAGCAGCCGCCGTGCAGCGCGCGCTGATCACCAGCTCGCCATGCAGGGTGGCGGGATACGGATCGCGGCGCCGGCCGGTGTCGTGTGCCAGCCCCCAATGCCGCGCCAGCCGGGCGACGCTGACGGTGAAGCCCTTGGCGACATCGAGCGGCGCGGCGGGGTAGGCGGTGCAGGTGTTGAACAGGTCGACATTGTACACCGGCGCAGTGGCGGCCTGATCCGGCGTGAGGGGCACCCGCAGATAAAGCGAACCGCCCGGGCAAGCGGTCATGTCCGAAGTGGTGCGGGTGAGCAGTGCGGCGCGGCTGGTGTCAAAGGCGCGCGGGGCGGCGGTGGCATTGCCCGCCTTGTCGAACGCAGCGGCGCGTATCTTCGCACCCGGCTTGAGCGTCAGGGGCCCCTTATAGGCGGGCGACTTCGCCGTCGGTTCGCTGCCGTTGGTGGTGTAGCGGATCGTGCCGTAGGGCGCCTGGGTCGATAGCGCGACCACCGCCTTGCCGGCGCGCAACGCATCGCCGCGGCTGCCCTGAAGCTGGTACCCGACCGCGAAGGCGCCATCGGCGACATGCATGCCCGATCGCTCCCATCGTCCGATCTGCGGCTGGACGCGTTCGAGGAAGCTGAAAAAGTCGCGCTTGTCCTTGGCCGACCAGGTCATCTCGGCGATGGCGGCGGCGCGCGGGAAATAGGCGTGCTGCACCTGGCCCGGCGTGATCAGATACTCGCTCCACGCATTGCCCTGCGCGCCGAGCACATGCTTGGCCTTTTCCGCATCGATTCCGGCCGGCACCGGCTCGTATCTGTAGATCTTCTCGAGCGACTGGACTGCCAGGCGGCCGTTGAACTCGTCGGGAAGGCCACTCTGCAACTGGTCGAGATAGAGCAAAGGCGCGGGGCTCAGCACCACGTCATGCCCCTGATTGGCGGCCTCGACCGCACCCTTTTCACCGCGCCATGACATCACCGATGCCGAGGCGGGCAGGCCGCCTTCCAGGATCTCGTCCCAGCCGATCAGCCGACGCCCCTTGCCGGCGAGATACGCGCCGAACTGCTCGATCATCCAGCTTTGCAGCTGGTTCTCGCTCGTGAGGCCCAGCGCCTTGATCTGCGCCTGCACCTTGGGCGAGCGTTCCCACTGGTCCTTGATCGCCTCATCGCCGCCCAGATGAATGAAGTTGCTCGGGAACACCGCCACCAGTTCGTCGAGCACGTTCTTGACGAACTGGATGCCCTCGGGCGCCGGGTTGAACAGATAGGGCATCACGCCCCAGTCGTGGCCGACTTCGGGCGCGTCGGCGAACACGCTGAATTCGGGATAGGCGGCGGCAAGGGCCTGGGCGTGGCCGGGCAGGTCGATCTCGGGAACGATCGTCACGCCGCGTTCGGCGGCATAGGCGACCAGCGCCTTCAATTGGTCTTGGGTGTAGAAGCCGCCATGCTTCGGCCCGGCCGGACCGCCGCTCGACGGCGGCGTGCGCCAGCCGCCGATCTCGGTCAGCTTGGGGTAGCGCTTGACCTCGAAGCGCCAGCCCTGATCGTCGGTCAGATGGAGGTGCAGCGTGTTCAGCTTCACCGAGGCCATCTGGTCGACCACCTTGTACACTTCTTCTATCGGCTGGAAGTGTCGGGCGACGTCCATCAGCAGCCCGCGCCAGGCGAAGCGCGGCGCGTCCTCGATCGTCATCGCCGGCACCTTGACCGGCCTGCCATAGGCGCGGTCCGGGCTGAGCAGCTGCGCGACGCTCATCGTGCCGTAGAGCAGCCCGCGATCGCTCGATGCAGTGATATGGATGCCCTGTGCATCGACCTTCAAGCGGTAGGCTTCGTCGCCCCCGACCGAGGCATCCCGCACGAACTGGATCGCGCCCGCTCCGGGCCGCGCCACCAGGTTCAGCCCGCGCTCCGTCCTTACATGGGCAGCAAGCACGCGTGCTGCAGCCGCGATGCCGGCATCGCTTGCGAGGATATCGATACCATCGCCATCCCGCACCGTGAACGATCCGGTTCCCAGCGTGATCGAAGCCGGTAGCGGCGTCAGCGGAAGCGTAGCGGCGCTCTGGGCGAATGCGGACGAGGTTGCCAGCAACGCGGCCCAGCCAAGGTGCCGAACCCGTCCTACCACTACCTTGCGCATGTTATCGCCTCCCGCAGCACCGCTTGCCCGCGGCCTGAACGGGTGTAACCAATATAAGTCCTTAGGCACAATAGCATGATGCTGCACCGGTCGCCGTCAGCGACATATCCTTACAATTCAGCTGAGCTCCTTCCGAGCTCTCCGCATACCAATGTGGATCCACCACGATGCCCGTTGTTACCTGCGCGCAGTTGCGATAGCCTCGCCAGCCAAAGAACCGCGCAAGGGGCGGCGCGTAGGGGAGTATCGATGACGTTTTCGGATCAGGTGGGGCGTTTCCGCGAGGATAATCCGTCCCCCCTCTACCTTCAACTCCAGCAGCTGATCCGCGACGGGATCGGCGCGAACGTCCTGAGCCAGGGCGACGCCATTCCACCCGAGCGCGATCTGGCGATCGAGTATGACGTATCGCGCATCACCGTGCGCAAGGCGATCGGCGGTCTGGTGGAGGAGGGGCTGCTCACCCGCCGTCGTGGCGCCGGCACCTTCGTCGCCGGACGAGTGGAGAAGAGCTTCTCCAAGCTGTCCTCATTCACCGAGGACATGGCCGCGCGCGGCCGCAAGGCGAGCAGCAGCTGGATCTCGCGCGCGCCGGGCCAGGTTAACCCGGAGGAAGCGATGATGCTCGGCCTTTCGCCCGGCGCGCCGGTCTTGCGGTTCGCCCGCATCCGCTATGCCGACGAAGAGCCGATGGCGCTCGAATTCACGACGATCCCGGGCTATTGCCTGGCCTCGGTCGAGGCGGTCGAGGACTCGCTCTACGGAGCGCTCGAGAAGATCGGCAACCGCCCCGTGCGCGCGCTCCAGCGGCTGCGTGCGGTGCCGTTCGGCGGCGAGCACGCCCGCATGCTCGGCGTCGACCCCGGCCATGCCGGCCTGCTGATCGAGCGGCGTGCGTTCCTGCGTGACGGTCGCCCGGCCGAAGTCACCCGCTCTTATTATCGCGGCGACGCCTATGATTTCGTTGCCGAGTTGAGCGACATCTAACGCGCAACGCAATCCTGTTCTTGTTTCAGGCCGCGCAGTGTCGCGGCCCAGTCGGAGTTTCGCCATGGATCGTCGTCAAGTCCTTCGCGGGAGCGTGGGTGCCGGCGCCCTGGTCGCGGTTCCGCTCCGCGAGGCATCCGCCGCGGCGCTGCGC
Encoded here:
- a CDS encoding beta-N-acetylhexosaminidase, which encodes MRKVVVGRVRHLGWAALLATSSAFAQSAATLPLTPLPASITLGTGSFTVRDGDGIDILASDAGIAAAARVLAAHVRTERGLNLVARPGAGAIQFVRDASVGGDEAYRLKVDAQGIHITASSDRGLLYGTMSVAQLLSPDRAYGRPVKVPAMTIEDAPRFAWRGLLMDVARHFQPIEEVYKVVDQMASVKLNTLHLHLTDDQGWRFEVKRYPKLTEIGGWRTPPSSGGPAGPKHGGFYTQDQLKALVAYAAERGVTIVPEIDLPGHAQALAAAYPEFSVFADAPEVGHDWGVMPYLFNPAPEGIQFVKNVLDELVAVFPSNFIHLGGDEAIKDQWERSPKVQAQIKALGLTSENQLQSWMIEQFGAYLAGKGRRLIGWDEILEGGLPASASVMSWRGEKGAVEAANQGHDVVLSPAPLLYLDQLQSGLPDEFNGRLAVQSLEKIYRYEPVPAGIDAEKAKHVLGAQGNAWSEYLITPGQVQHAYFPRAAAIAEMTWSAKDKRDFFSFLERVQPQIGRWERSGMHVADGAFAVGYQLQGSRGDALRAGKAVVALSTQAPYGTIRYTTNGSEPTAKSPAYKGPLTLKPGAKIRAAAFDKAGNATAAPRAFDTSRAALLTRTTSDMTACPGGSLYLRVPLTPDQAATAPVYNVDLFNTCTAYPAAPLDVAKGFTVSVARLARHWGLAHDTGRRRDPYPATLHGELVISARCTAAATDKTIKPIVIGSFALPDPATAPTQFSFSGTFPEMQGDEDLCFQFTSPASAPFYTVEKVVLSEGTAK
- a CDS encoding GntR family transcriptional regulator, which codes for MTFSDQVGRFREDNPSPLYLQLQQLIRDGIGANVLSQGDAIPPERDLAIEYDVSRITVRKAIGGLVEEGLLTRRRGAGTFVAGRVEKSFSKLSSFTEDMAARGRKASSSWISRAPGQVNPEEAMMLGLSPGAPVLRFARIRYADEEPMALEFTTIPGYCLASVEAVEDSLYGALEKIGNRPVRALQRLRAVPFGGEHARMLGVDPGHAGLLIERRAFLRDGRPAEVTRSYYRGDAYDFVAELSDI